One segment of Acidovorax sp. DW039 DNA contains the following:
- the nuoE gene encoding NADH-quinone oxidoreductase subunit NuoE, translated as MITEATLARFAREVAKYPADQKQSAVMACLSIVQQEQGFVSPESEAVIADYLGMAQIAVHEVTTFYNMYNQHPVGKYKLNVCTNLPCQLRDGQKALHHLEKKLGISMGETTSDGMFTLQQCECLGACADAPVMLVNDRTMCSFMDNDKLDQLVDGLRAAEGK; from the coding sequence ATGATTACCGAAGCGACCCTTGCGCGATTTGCGCGGGAAGTAGCCAAATACCCTGCAGACCAGAAACAGTCTGCAGTCATGGCCTGCTTGTCCATCGTGCAGCAGGAACAAGGCTTTGTCAGCCCCGAAAGCGAAGCGGTGATCGCCGACTATCTGGGTATGGCCCAGATCGCGGTGCATGAAGTCACCACGTTCTACAACATGTACAACCAACATCCTGTTGGCAAGTACAAGCTGAATGTGTGCACCAATCTTCCATGCCAGTTGCGTGATGGTCAAAAGGCCCTTCACCACCTGGAGAAGAAACTGGGTATCTCCATGGGAGAAACCACTTCCGACGGAATGTTCACCCTTCAGCAATGCGAGTGTCTTGGTGCATGTGCTGACGCACCTGTCATGCTGGTGAACGACCGGACCATGTGCAGCTTCATGGACAACGACAAGCTTGATCAGTTGGTGGATGGTCTGCGTGCAGCGGAGGGTAAGTGA
- the secG gene encoding preprotein translocase subunit SecG, translating to MGILVNVILAVQMLAALGMIGLILVQHGKGADMGAAFGSGSSGSLFGASGSANFLSRTTAILAAVFFAATLALAYFGNVRPAGAGSVLETPAASVPAAAPTADVAPAVPASGAAQIPAK from the coding sequence ATGGGTATCCTGGTAAATGTCATCCTGGCCGTTCAAATGCTGGCCGCATTGGGGATGATTGGTTTGATTCTGGTGCAGCATGGCAAGGGTGCTGACATGGGTGCTGCTTTTGGTAGTGGCTCCTCAGGTAGCCTGTTTGGTGCCAGTGGCAGTGCCAACTTTTTGTCGCGGACTACTGCCATTTTGGCTGCGGTGTTCTTCGCGGCAACTCTGGCGCTGGCTTACTTTGGCAATGTGCGTCCCGCGGGTGCAGGCAGTGTGCTTGAAACGCCAGCAGCCAGCGTGCCAGCTGCTGCTCCCACAGCAGACGTGGCGCCAGCTGTACCTGCCTCTGGCGCAGCGCAAATCCCTGCAAAATAA
- a CDS encoding NADH-quinone oxidoreductase subunit D, whose amino-acid sequence MAEIKNYSLNFGPQHPAAHGVLRLVLELDGEVVQRADPHIGLLHRATEKLAEHKTYIQSLPYMDRLDYVSMMCNEHAYCLAIEKLLGIEVPLRAQYIRVMFSEITRLLNHLMWLGSHGNDCGSSTILIYTFREREDLFDMYEAVSGARMHAAYFRPGGVYRDLPDSMPQYKVSKIKNAKALEAMNKNRQGSLLDFIDDFTQRFPGCVDEYETLLTDNRIWKQRTVGIGVVAPERALNLGMTGPMLRGSGIAWDLRKTQPYDAYDRVDFDIPVGKTGDCYDRYLVRVQEMRESNRIIKQCVDWLKANPGPVITDNHKVAPPARESMKSNMEELIHHFKLFTEGFHVPPGEAYAAVEHPKGEFGIYLVSDGANKPYRLKIRAPGFAHLATLDEMARGHMIADAVAIIGTMDIVFGEIDR is encoded by the coding sequence ATGGCTGAAATCAAGAACTATTCCCTCAACTTTGGTCCCCAGCACCCTGCCGCGCACGGTGTGTTGCGCTTGGTGCTGGAGCTTGATGGCGAAGTCGTCCAGCGTGCCGACCCGCACATTGGCCTGCTTCATCGTGCGACAGAGAAGCTGGCTGAGCACAAGACATACATCCAATCGCTGCCTTATATGGATCGGTTGGACTATGTGTCCATGATGTGCAACGAGCATGCGTACTGCTTGGCGATTGAAAAATTGCTGGGTATTGAGGTGCCTCTGCGTGCCCAGTACATCCGGGTGATGTTTTCTGAGATCACGCGCCTGCTCAACCACCTCATGTGGCTCGGCTCGCACGGTAACGATTGCGGTAGCTCCACGATCCTGATCTACACCTTCCGCGAGCGTGAAGACTTGTTCGACATGTATGAGGCCGTCTCGGGCGCTCGCATGCATGCGGCTTACTTCCGTCCCGGTGGTGTGTACCGCGATTTGCCCGACAGCATGCCGCAGTACAAGGTCAGCAAGATCAAGAATGCCAAGGCGCTGGAGGCGATGAACAAGAATCGCCAAGGTTCTTTGCTGGACTTCATCGACGACTTCACTCAACGCTTCCCGGGTTGTGTGGATGAGTACGAGACACTGTTGACTGACAACCGTATCTGGAAGCAGCGTACGGTAGGCATTGGCGTCGTGGCGCCTGAGCGTGCATTGAACCTGGGCATGACAGGGCCAATGCTCCGTGGCTCTGGTATTGCTTGGGATTTGCGCAAGACCCAGCCGTACGATGCATACGATCGCGTGGATTTCGATATCCCTGTGGGCAAGACAGGTGACTGTTACGACCGCTATCTGGTTCGTGTGCAGGAGATGCGTGAGTCCAATCGCATCATCAAACAGTGCGTCGATTGGCTCAAGGCCAACCCCGGCCCGGTGATCACCGACAACCACAAGGTCGCCCCCCCAGCTCGCGAGTCCATGAAGTCCAATATGGAAGAGCTGATTCACCACTTCAAGCTCTTCACTGAAGGGTTCCATGTGCCACCGGGCGAAGCCTATGCAGCGGTGGAGCATCCCAAGGGAGAGTTTGGTATCTACCTTGTGAGCGATGGAGCCAACAAACCTTATCGCTTGAAGATTCGTGCTCCAGGTTTTGCCCATTTGGCAACCTTGGATGAAATGGCCCGCGGGCACATGATCGCGGATGCCGTTGCCATCATTGGCACCATGGATATCGTGTTCGGAGAGATTGACCGATGA
- the nuoF gene encoding NADH-quinone oxidoreductase subunit NuoF, translating into MTTAAQVLSQFKATGVQTCFHDRHINPQIYAGLDGTNWGIKDYEARGGYQALRKILGKDGGEGLTQDQVIATVKESGLRGRGGAGFPTGLKWSFMPRSFPGQKYLVCNSDEGEPGTCKDRDILQFNPHIVIEGMIIAAYAMGITVGYNYIHGEIFQTYERFEAALEEARAAGYLGDNILGSSFNFQLHAAHGFGAYICGEETALLESLEGKKGQPRFKPPFPASFGLYGKPTTINNTETFAAVPWIIRNGGAAYLECGKPNNGGTKIFSVSGDVEKPGNYEIPLGTPFSKLLELAGGVRKGRQLKAVIPGGSSAPVLPASIIMECTMDYDSIAKAGSMLGSGAVIVMDDSRSMVESLLRLSYFYSHESCGQCTPCREGTGWMWRVIDRIQHGQGREGDLDLLNSVADNIQGRTICALGDAAAMPVRAMIKHFRPEFEALIRNKAAQPAASV; encoded by the coding sequence ATGACCACGGCAGCACAGGTTCTCTCTCAATTCAAGGCCACAGGTGTCCAGACCTGTTTTCATGACCGTCATATCAATCCTCAAATCTATGCAGGGTTGGACGGAACCAACTGGGGTATCAAAGACTACGAAGCACGTGGTGGATACCAAGCTCTTCGTAAGATTTTGGGCAAGGACGGTGGTGAAGGTCTTACACAAGATCAGGTCATTGCCACTGTGAAGGAATCAGGCCTGCGTGGCCGTGGCGGCGCAGGTTTCCCGACAGGGCTGAAATGGAGCTTCATGCCCCGTTCATTCCCGGGGCAAAAGTATCTGGTTTGCAATTCTGACGAAGGCGAGCCAGGTACGTGCAAAGACCGAGACATTCTGCAATTCAACCCTCACATCGTAATTGAGGGCATGATCATTGCTGCCTATGCCATGGGCATCACCGTCGGGTACAACTATATACACGGTGAGATTTTCCAGACCTATGAGCGCTTCGAAGCGGCTCTGGAGGAAGCCCGTGCCGCAGGTTATCTGGGTGACAACATTCTGGGCAGCAGTTTCAACTTCCAGTTGCACGCTGCGCATGGTTTTGGTGCCTACATTTGTGGTGAAGAAACTGCGCTTCTGGAATCCCTGGAGGGCAAGAAGGGTCAGCCTCGCTTCAAGCCTCCGTTTCCCGCGAGCTTCGGGTTGTACGGCAAACCCACCACCATCAACAACACCGAGACATTTGCAGCGGTTCCCTGGATCATCCGCAATGGCGGCGCTGCTTACCTGGAGTGTGGAAAGCCCAACAACGGCGGCACCAAGATTTTCTCGGTGTCGGGTGACGTAGAAAAACCAGGCAATTACGAGATTCCTCTGGGAACACCATTTTCCAAACTGCTGGAGCTGGCTGGTGGTGTTCGCAAGGGCCGTCAGCTCAAAGCCGTCATTCCCGGAGGTTCGTCTGCTCCAGTGTTGCCCGCTTCCATCATCATGGAATGCACGATGGACTACGACTCCATTGCCAAGGCTGGCTCCATGCTGGGCTCCGGTGCTGTGATCGTCATGGATGATTCCCGCAGCATGGTGGAAAGCCTCCTGCGCCTGTCCTATTTCTATTCGCATGAGTCATGCGGCCAGTGCACTCCTTGCCGTGAAGGCACAGGATGGATGTGGCGTGTGATTGACCGCATCCAGCACGGGCAGGGACGCGAGGGTGATCTGGACTTGCTCAATTCTGTGGCTGACAACATCCAAGGACGCACCATTTGCGCGTTGGGTGACGCTGCAGCCATGCCCGTGCGGGCAATGATCAAGCATTTCCGTCCCGAGTTTGAAGCATTGATCCGGAACAAGGCGGCCCAGCCCGCAGCTTCTGTCTGA
- a CDS encoding NADH-quinone oxidoreductase subunit J codes for MDAKTGFFYLFSVVLLFAAFRVITARNPVHAVLYLILAFSQASAVWLLLKAEFLAIALVLVYLGAVMVLFLFVVMMLDIHIDTVRKGFWKHFPLAATVGALIALEMAAVLMGGFRGLDEPKVAAPVLDAAGQVVQHSNTKILGKLLYTQYLYPVEIAAVILLVAMIAAIALTLRQRKDSKAINPSTQIRVQARDRLAVVKLAPTQKPADPAPEAAVAEEKKA; via the coding sequence ATGGACGCCAAGACTGGTTTCTTCTACCTCTTCTCGGTAGTGCTGCTGTTTGCAGCCTTCCGGGTGATCACTGCACGCAACCCGGTGCATGCAGTGCTCTATCTGATTCTTGCTTTCTCGCAGGCTTCCGCTGTCTGGTTGCTGCTGAAGGCAGAGTTTCTCGCGATTGCGCTGGTGCTTGTGTACCTTGGCGCAGTGATGGTGCTTTTCCTTTTCGTGGTGATGATGCTGGATATTCACATCGACACGGTGCGCAAAGGTTTCTGGAAACACTTCCCTCTTGCTGCCACGGTGGGTGCATTGATTGCTCTCGAAATGGCTGCTGTCTTGATGGGCGGTTTCCGCGGTCTGGATGAGCCCAAAGTCGCCGCTCCCGTGCTGGATGCGGCCGGTCAGGTGGTTCAGCACTCCAACACCAAAATCTTGGGCAAGCTGCTGTACACCCAGTACCTCTACCCAGTGGAAATCGCAGCTGTCATTCTGCTGGTCGCCATGATCGCGGCGATTGCGCTGACTCTGCGTCAACGCAAGGACAGCAAGGCCATCAATCCTTCTACGCAGATCCGTGTGCAGGCGCGTGACCGTCTGGCTGTCGTCAAGCTGGCCCCTACACAAAAGCCTGCTGATCCAGCCCCTGAGGCGGCTGTGGCCGAGGAGAAAAAAGCATGA
- the nuoK gene encoding NADH-quinone oxidoreductase subunit NuoK codes for MTLTLGHFLSLGAMLFALSVIGIFLNRKNLIVLLMAIELMLLAVNMNFVAFSHYLDDMHGQVFVFFILTVAAAESAIGLAILVLLFRNKSSINAEDLNTLKG; via the coding sequence ATGACTTTGACTTTGGGACATTTCCTCTCGCTGGGGGCGATGCTGTTTGCTCTGTCCGTCATCGGCATTTTCCTGAACCGCAAAAACCTCATCGTGTTGCTGATGGCCATCGAACTGATGCTGCTGGCAGTCAACATGAACTTCGTGGCTTTCTCTCACTATCTGGATGACATGCACGGTCAAGTTTTCGTGTTTTTCATCCTGACAGTGGCTGCGGCAGAGTCCGCTATTGGTTTGGCCATTCTGGTGCTGCTGTTCCGTAACAAGTCCAGCATCAACGCAGAAGATCTCAACACCCTCAAGGGTTGA
- a CDS encoding NADH-quinone oxidoreductase subunit A, whose product MNLDQYLPVLLFILVGSAVGVVPLILGYVLGPNRPDEAKNSPYECGFEAFEDARMKFDVRYYLVAILFILFDLEIAFLFPWAVTLHEVGMTGFVAVSIFLAILVVGFAYEWKKGALDWE is encoded by the coding sequence ATGAACCTCGATCAGTACCTCCCCGTCCTCTTGTTCATCTTGGTCGGCAGCGCCGTAGGCGTTGTCCCCTTGATCCTCGGTTATGTTCTGGGCCCCAATCGCCCGGATGAGGCCAAAAACTCCCCTTACGAATGCGGCTTTGAAGCCTTCGAGGACGCGCGCATGAAGTTCGATGTGCGCTATTACCTCGTGGCCATCTTGTTCATTTTGTTCGACCTTGAGATTGCTTTCCTTTTTCCTTGGGCGGTAACTCTGCATGAGGTCGGGATGACTGGTTTTGTGGCCGTTTCGATCTTCTTGGCCATCCTCGTTGTGGGCTTCGCCTACGAGTGGAAAAAAGGCGCCCTGGACTGGGAATGA
- the nuoH gene encoding NADH-quinone oxidoreductase subunit NuoH, with the protein MIDALYNAGLGLLPFGWWSAMAWPVLWILLKIVCILAPLMGAVAYLTLWERKLLGFMQVRYGPNRVGPLGLLQPIADALKLLTKEIIQPTAASKGLFILGPIMAIMPALAAWVAIPFAPDVALANVNAGLLLVMAITSIEVYGVIIAGWASNSKYAFLGALRASAQMVSYEIAMGFCFLVVIMVSGSMNLTEIVASQSRGWAASHGVSLLSWNWLPLLPIFLVYLISGVAETNRHPFDVVEGEAEIVAGHMVEYSGMGFAIFFLAEYASMWLVSILAVLMFLGGWLPPVDALSFIPGWIWLGLKTFLVVSMFIWIRATFPRFRYDQIMRLGWKIFIPVTLVYLVVVGGWLLSPWNIWK; encoded by the coding sequence ATGATCGATGCGCTCTATAACGCCGGTCTGGGTTTGTTGCCCTTCGGATGGTGGTCGGCCATGGCATGGCCTGTGCTCTGGATCCTTCTGAAGATCGTGTGCATTCTGGCTCCCCTGATGGGCGCAGTTGCTTACCTGACTTTGTGGGAGCGGAAGCTGCTGGGTTTCATGCAAGTTCGCTATGGTCCCAACCGTGTGGGGCCTCTGGGGCTTTTGCAGCCTATCGCTGACGCCTTGAAGCTGCTGACCAAGGAAATCATCCAACCTACGGCTGCCAGCAAGGGCTTGTTCATCTTGGGGCCGATCATGGCCATCATGCCTGCTCTGGCTGCCTGGGTTGCAATTCCTTTCGCTCCGGACGTTGCTTTGGCCAATGTCAATGCCGGGCTGCTGCTGGTCATGGCGATCACTTCGATTGAGGTGTACGGCGTCATCATTGCGGGTTGGGCTTCCAACTCCAAATATGCCTTCCTCGGTGCTCTGCGCGCTTCGGCTCAAATGGTGAGTTACGAGATCGCCATGGGCTTCTGCTTCCTGGTTGTCATCATGGTTTCGGGCAGCATGAACCTCACCGAGATCGTTGCCAGCCAGAGCCGGGGCTGGGCTGCCTCGCATGGTGTATCGCTTCTGTCCTGGAACTGGTTGCCATTGCTGCCCATTTTCCTGGTGTACCTGATCTCCGGTGTGGCCGAAACCAACCGTCACCCCTTTGACGTGGTGGAGGGTGAGGCCGAGATTGTGGCGGGTCACATGGTGGAGTATTCCGGCATGGGCTTTGCCATCTTCTTCCTGGCTGAATACGCCAGCATGTGGCTGGTTTCCATTCTGGCGGTTTTGATGTTCCTGGGTGGATGGCTGCCTCCGGTGGATGCGCTTTCCTTCATCCCAGGATGGATCTGGCTCGGCCTCAAGACGTTCTTGGTCGTTTCCATGTTCATCTGGATCCGGGCTACGTTTCCTCGCTTCCGTTATGACCAGATCATGCGTCTGGGCTGGAAGATCTTTATCCCAGTTACCTTGGTGTATCTGGTCGTCGTGGGCGGTTGGTTGCTCTCGCCTTGGAATATCTGGAAATAA
- the nuoI gene encoding NADH-quinone oxidoreductase subunit NuoI has translation MTAVAAAAPFSFKDFFKSFMLVELLKGMALTGRYAFRRKVTVQFPEEKTPLSPRFRGLHALRRYENGEERCIACKLCEAVCPAMAITIESDVRDDGSRRTTRYDIDLTKCIFCGFCEESCPVDSIVETHIFEYHGEKRGDLYFTKDMLLAVGDRYEGEIAAAKAADAKYR, from the coding sequence ATGACTGCTGTTGCTGCTGCTGCACCTTTTTCGTTCAAAGACTTTTTCAAGAGCTTCATGCTGGTGGAGCTCCTCAAGGGAATGGCCCTGACGGGGCGCTATGCCTTTCGCCGTAAGGTGACTGTGCAGTTTCCTGAAGAGAAGACACCGCTGTCGCCGCGTTTTCGTGGCCTGCATGCCCTGCGCCGCTATGAGAATGGTGAAGAGCGTTGCATTGCCTGCAAGCTGTGCGAAGCCGTGTGCCCTGCCATGGCTATCACCATTGAGTCGGATGTGCGCGACGATGGTTCGCGTCGGACCACCCGTTACGACATTGATCTGACGAAGTGCATTTTCTGTGGCTTCTGCGAGGAAAGCTGCCCAGTCGATTCCATCGTGGAAACGCACATCTTCGAATACCACGGAGAAAAGCGGGGTGACCTGTACTTCACCAAGGACATGCTCCTGGCAGTGGGAGACCGGTACGAAGGCGAGATCGCCGCGGCCAAGGCGGCAGACGCCAAATACCGTTGA
- a CDS encoding NADH-quinone oxidoreductase subunit C, with amino-acid sequence MTSVAIRPETLKNTIASVLGDKVRSIGVALDEVTVEVAAKDYLVAMGLLRDSEGCRFEQLVDLCGVDYSAYADAVHEGPRYCVVSHLLSVSLNQRVRVKVFCADDDFPVIPSVANLWNSANWYEREAFDLFGIVFDGHNDLRRILTDYGFIGHPFRKDFPLSGHVEMRYDAEQRRVVYEPVSIEPREITPRIIREDKYGGLH; translated from the coding sequence ATGACTTCTGTTGCCATTCGGCCTGAAACTCTGAAAAACACCATTGCCTCTGTGCTTGGTGACAAAGTGCGATCCATCGGTGTTGCTCTGGATGAGGTGACTGTTGAAGTTGCTGCGAAAGACTATCTGGTGGCAATGGGGCTGTTGCGGGACTCCGAGGGTTGTCGCTTTGAGCAATTGGTAGACCTGTGCGGCGTGGATTACTCTGCTTATGCAGATGCGGTACACGAGGGGCCTCGGTACTGTGTCGTCTCCCATTTGCTGTCAGTCAGCCTGAATCAGCGAGTGCGAGTCAAGGTTTTCTGCGCTGACGATGATTTTCCGGTCATTCCGTCTGTGGCGAACTTGTGGAATTCGGCCAACTGGTATGAGCGTGAAGCTTTTGATCTGTTTGGCATCGTGTTTGACGGTCATAACGACCTGCGTCGTATCCTGACCGATTACGGTTTCATTGGGCACCCATTCCGCAAAGACTTTCCTCTGTCTGGCCACGTGGAAATGCGCTACGACGCTGAGCAGCGCCGTGTGGTCTATGAGCCCGTTTCCATCGAGCCACGTGAAATCACGCCTCGCATCATTCGCGAAGACAAGTACGGAGGCCTTCACTAA
- the nuoG gene encoding NADH-quinone oxidoreductase subunit NuoG: MVEIELDGQKVEVAEGCMVMHAAEKAGTYIPHFCYHKKLSIAANCRMCLVDVEKAPKPMPACATPVTQGMIVRTKSDKAIKAQKSVMEFLLINHPLDCPICDQGGECQLQDLAVGYGGSSSRYEEEKRVVLHKDVGPLISMEEMSRCIHCTRCVRFGQEIAGVMELGMIHRGEHSEITTVAGDTVDSELSGNMIDICPVGALTSKPFRYSARTWELSRRRSVSPHDSTGANLIVQVKNHRVMRVVPLENEAVNECWIADRDRFSYEALNGPDRLTQPMLKQGGVWKEVDWQTALEYVANGLKNIKTEHGTGAIGALVSPHSTLEELYLSSALVRGLGSDNIDYRLRNAQFAAPEGIRWLGTSIASLSTLRRVLVVGSNLRKDHPLFAQRIRQAARHGCQVSAVASKVHDWAMPVATFVAQPANQWLSVLGAIATAIAQEKGVSAPHGATPADDAAKAIAASLLGGERKAVLLGNAAAHHGEAAQLLALANWIGQQTGATVGYLTEAANTVGAQFAGAHPVNGGLNAAQMLSGGVKAALLLNNEPVYDSAWGQKAAEGLSQSEMVVTLSPFKSNLEFSDVLLPIAPFTETSGSFVNAEGRIQSFHAVVRPLGETRPAWKVLRVLANLLGIPGFDFETSQDVLARATNAPAGTVTHVPASQLSNAVSGTPASGATIVAEPVVASIYELDGLVRRSSSLQLTADARMAKEEVAA, encoded by the coding sequence ATGGTTGAAATTGAACTGGACGGTCAGAAGGTTGAGGTCGCCGAAGGTTGCATGGTGATGCATGCAGCTGAAAAGGCTGGTACCTACATCCCTCACTTCTGCTACCACAAGAAGCTTTCGATTGCCGCCAACTGCCGTATGTGCCTGGTGGATGTCGAAAAGGCTCCCAAGCCCATGCCTGCCTGCGCCACGCCCGTGACCCAAGGCATGATCGTGCGCACCAAGAGCGACAAGGCCATCAAGGCTCAGAAGTCGGTCATGGAATTCCTGCTGATCAATCACCCGCTGGATTGCCCCATTTGCGACCAGGGCGGTGAGTGTCAACTCCAGGATCTGGCCGTGGGCTACGGTGGCTCTTCCTCTCGTTATGAAGAGGAAAAGCGCGTCGTGCTGCACAAGGATGTGGGCCCTCTCATTTCCATGGAAGAAATGAGTCGCTGCATTCACTGCACTCGCTGTGTCCGCTTCGGTCAGGAAATTGCTGGCGTGATGGAGCTGGGCATGATCCATCGTGGCGAGCACTCTGAGATCACGACCGTTGCGGGTGACACGGTCGACTCCGAGCTGTCGGGCAACATGATTGATATCTGCCCTGTGGGTGCGCTGACCAGCAAACCTTTCCGCTACAGCGCTCGTACATGGGAGCTTTCTCGTCGTCGTTCGGTCAGTCCTCACGACTCCACGGGAGCCAATCTGATTGTCCAGGTCAAAAACCACCGCGTCATGCGTGTGGTTCCGCTCGAAAACGAGGCGGTCAATGAGTGCTGGATTGCCGACCGTGATCGTTTCTCGTATGAAGCGTTGAATGGTCCTGACCGCCTGACGCAACCCATGCTCAAGCAGGGTGGGGTGTGGAAGGAAGTGGATTGGCAGACTGCGCTGGAGTACGTCGCCAATGGTCTGAAGAACATCAAGACTGAGCACGGCACTGGTGCTATTGGCGCTTTGGTGAGCCCACACAGTACGCTGGAAGAGCTGTACCTGTCGTCGGCACTGGTGCGTGGTTTGGGTAGCGACAATATCGACTACCGCTTGCGCAATGCCCAGTTCGCAGCGCCTGAAGGCATCCGTTGGCTCGGAACCTCCATTGCTTCGCTGTCCACGCTCCGGCGCGTACTGGTGGTTGGCTCCAACCTGCGCAAGGACCATCCCCTGTTTGCCCAGCGTATCCGTCAGGCTGCCCGCCACGGATGCCAAGTCAGTGCTGTTGCTTCCAAGGTTCACGACTGGGCCATGCCTGTGGCTACGTTTGTGGCCCAGCCCGCCAACCAGTGGCTCTCCGTCCTCGGTGCGATTGCCACAGCTATTGCACAAGAGAAGGGTGTATCCGCTCCACATGGGGCCACGCCTGCTGATGACGCTGCAAAGGCCATTGCCGCCTCGTTGCTGGGTGGTGAACGCAAGGCTGTGCTGCTGGGTAATGCCGCCGCTCACCACGGGGAAGCCGCTCAACTGCTGGCATTGGCGAACTGGATCGGTCAGCAGACAGGTGCGACGGTGGGTTATCTCACTGAAGCGGCCAACACGGTTGGCGCACAGTTTGCGGGCGCTCACCCTGTGAATGGTGGTTTGAACGCCGCCCAAATGCTGTCGGGCGGAGTGAAAGCTGCGCTGTTGTTGAACAACGAGCCTGTTTACGATTCTGCTTGGGGTCAAAAGGCTGCTGAAGGACTGTCTCAATCCGAGATGGTGGTCACGCTGAGTCCTTTCAAGTCCAACTTGGAATTCAGCGACGTATTGCTTCCCATCGCACCGTTTACCGAAACATCTGGCAGCTTCGTGAATGCCGAAGGTCGCATCCAGAGTTTCCATGCTGTGGTTCGCCCTCTGGGTGAAACGCGTCCGGCCTGGAAGGTGCTGCGTGTTTTGGCCAATCTGTTGGGTATTCCCGGCTTCGACTTTGAAACGTCGCAGGATGTGCTCGCTCGTGCCACCAACGCCCCCGCTGGAACGGTTACTCATGTTCCTGCAAGTCAGCTGTCCAATGCCGTGAGTGGTACACCTGCTTCGGGCGCTACGATCGTGGCTGAACCTGTTGTCGCATCCATCTATGAACTGGATGGTTTGGTGCGTCGTTCTTCATCGTTGCAACTGACCGCGGATGCACGCATGGCAAAAGAAGAGGTGGCCGCATGA
- the tpiA gene encoding triose-phosphate isomerase: protein MVNMKKKLIAGNWKMNGGLASNEALLNGLLAGLQQAPACDVALAVPAPYFAQVSAKVAGSAIALAAQDVSAHASGAYTGETSSVMLQDFGVRYALVGHSERRQYHGESDGVVAEKARQALAAGITPVVCVGETLQEREAGQTEAVVKRQLAAVIHVNGHCISEIVVAYEPVWAIGTGRTATPEQAQQVHAVLRAQLAAASAHADRIRIVYGGSMNAANAAELLAQPDIDGGLVGGASLKAEDFLKIIAAAR from the coding sequence ATGGTGAACATGAAAAAGAAACTGATCGCCGGTAACTGGAAGATGAATGGTGGGCTGGCGTCCAATGAGGCGTTGCTCAACGGTCTTCTTGCCGGCCTGCAGCAGGCTCCGGCATGCGATGTAGCTTTGGCTGTACCTGCGCCCTACTTTGCGCAAGTTTCGGCAAAGGTCGCTGGCAGTGCCATTGCGTTGGCAGCTCAAGATGTCTCAGCCCACGCATCCGGCGCGTACACCGGCGAAACTTCGTCGGTCATGCTGCAGGACTTTGGGGTCCGGTACGCGTTGGTGGGCCACTCCGAGCGGCGGCAGTACCACGGGGAGAGCGATGGCGTGGTCGCTGAAAAGGCGCGTCAGGCTCTGGCTGCAGGTATAACGCCTGTGGTGTGTGTGGGTGAAACCCTGCAGGAGCGTGAAGCGGGACAGACGGAAGCGGTGGTCAAGCGCCAGCTTGCGGCAGTCATACATGTCAATGGCCACTGCATCAGCGAAATCGTAGTGGCCTACGAACCGGTGTGGGCGATTGGTACGGGCCGCACTGCAACGCCTGAGCAGGCGCAGCAGGTGCATGCAGTTTTGCGTGCTCAGCTGGCTGCGGCCAGTGCACATGCTGACCGTATCCGTATCGTGTATGGCGGCAGTATGAACGCGGCAAATGCGGCTGAGCTGCTTGCTCAACCCGACATCGATGGCGGTTTGGTCGGTGGCGCGTCACTCAAGGCAGAAGACTTTCTCAAAATCATCGCTGCTGCACGTTGA
- a CDS encoding NADH-quinone oxidoreductase subunit B — protein MIEGVMKEGFITTSYDSVVNWAKTGSLWPMTFGLACCAVEMMHAAAARYDIGRFGAEVFRASPRQSDLMIVAGTLCNKMAPALRKVYDQMSEPRWVLSMGSCANGGGYYHYSYSVVRGCDRIVPVDVYVPGCPPTAEALIYGIIQLQQKIRRTNTIARV, from the coding sequence ATGATTGAAGGCGTGATGAAAGAAGGCTTCATCACCACGAGTTACGACTCCGTGGTGAACTGGGCCAAGACAGGGTCCTTGTGGCCCATGACTTTCGGTTTGGCTTGCTGTGCTGTGGAGATGATGCACGCAGCTGCCGCTCGTTACGACATTGGTCGTTTTGGTGCGGAAGTTTTTCGTGCAAGCCCGCGTCAGTCTGACTTGATGATTGTTGCAGGCACGCTGTGCAACAAGATGGCTCCTGCCTTGCGCAAGGTGTATGACCAGATGTCTGAGCCTCGGTGGGTTCTTTCCATGGGCTCATGCGCCAATGGTGGTGGCTACTACCACTACAGTTATTCGGTGGTGCGCGGCTGTGATCGCATCGTTCCGGTGGATGTGTATGTTCCGGGTTGCCCTCCTACGGCTGAGGCACTTATCTATGGAATCATCCAGCTGCAGCAGAAGATTCGCCGCACCAACACCATTGCCCGTGTCTGA